The following coding sequences lie in one Rickettsia hoogstraalii genomic window:
- a CDS encoding N-acetylmuramoyl-L-alanine amidase gives MIVIDKTSYRAVGFDKRIKFLVLHYTQCDFKQSLDFLTGEKLSSHYLINNENPEHIFQLVEEHDRAWHAGVSYWQGYERINDTSIGIEIVNPAFEINTKNNNIVWLPYAERQINSVISLCKQIIARYDIKPTRVVGHSDIAPGRKQDPGPLFPWKLLYDNDIGAWYDEQIFNELLPQVDITDIKAIQQKFITYGYKLEATGILDSKMKDVIISFQIHFRPSNFSGDLDAETIAILDALILKYKSELSN, from the coding sequence ATGATAGTAATCGATAAAACATCTTATAGAGCTGTGGGGTTTGATAAACGTATTAAATTCCTAGTGCTACATTATACACAGTGTGATTTTAAGCAGTCTTTAGATTTTCTAACCGGTGAAAAGTTAAGTAGCCATTATTTAATAAACAATGAAAACCCTGAACATATATTTCAATTAGTAGAAGAGCATGATAGAGCATGGCATGCTGGAGTAAGTTACTGGCAAGGTTATGAGCGTATTAATGATACATCAATCGGTATTGAAATCGTAAATCCTGCATTTGAAATAAATACAAAAAACAATAATATAGTTTGGCTACCCTATGCGGAAAGGCAAATTAATAGTGTCATAAGTTTGTGTAAACAGATTATCGCTAGATATGATATTAAACCTACTAGAGTGGTTGGGCATTCTGATATTGCTCCAGGTAGAAAACAGGACCCCGGTCCGCTATTTCCTTGGAAACTATTATATGATAACGATATTGGAGCATGGTATGATGAGCAAATTTTTAACGAGCTATTGCCTCAAGTCGACATAACCGATATTAAAGCAATTCAGCAAAAATTTATTACATACGGTTATAAACTTGAAGCTACCGGAATTTTAGATTCTAAAATGAAAGATGTTATAATTTCGTTTCAAATACATTTTCGTCCTAGTAATTTTTCTGGCGATTTGGATGCTGAAACCATAGCAATTTTAGATGCATTAATATTGAAATATAAATCTGAGTTAAGTAATTAA